One Amaranthus tricolor cultivar Red isolate AtriRed21 chromosome 1, ASM2621246v1, whole genome shotgun sequence DNA window includes the following coding sequences:
- the LOC130826354 gene encoding tetrapyrrole-binding protein, chloroplastic encodes MATIHHHYSSAVRRPHRHSFDYSSLPSSTTSSLSLKHPISSFSPHMITFPLSSTSINAATTTTPTTSPDTAFSLDILQKHLASGDFRQADDETRRLLIVLAGEAAIKRGYVYFTEVQFIPKDDLKAIDELWKKFSDGRYGYSVQKKIWVKVNKDFTRFFIKVGWMKKLDTEIEQFNYRSFPNEFMWEFNVNDGDETNKNNPPEGHLPLTNALRGTQLLNCIFSHPAFQDDEDNEEGSDKEVDVANDNSDNKKSRFASLRDRLFKPNYSF; translated from the coding sequence ATGGCCACCATCCACCACCACTACTCCTCCGCGGTCCGCCGCCCTCATCGACATTCCTTTGATTATTCTTCCCTTCCTTCCTCCACCACCTCCTCCCTTTCCCTTAAACACCCCATCTCATCCTTCTCTCCCCACATGATCACATTCCCCCTCTCTTCCACTTCCATCAATGCCGCCACCACCACCACTCCTACCACCTCCCCCGACACCGCCTTTTCCCTCGACATTCTCCAAAAACACCTCGCCTCCGGAGACTTCCGTCAAGCCGACGATGAAACTCGCCGCCTACTCATCGTTTTAGCCGGTGAAGCTGCCATTAAAAGAGGCTATGTTTACTTCACAGAAGTTCAATTCATTCCTAAGGATGATCTTAAAGCCATTGATGAGCTTTGGAAGAAGTTCAGCGATGGCAGATATGGGTATAGTGTTCAAAAAAAGATATGGGTAAAAGTTAATAAGGATTTTACAAGGTTCTTTATTAAGGTAGGGTGGATGAAAAAGCTTGATACTGAAATTGAGCAATTTAATTACAGGTCTTTTCCTAATGAATTTATGTGGGAATTTAATGTTAATGATGGAgatgaaacaaataaaaataacccACCAGAAGGACATTTACCATTGACTAATGCTTTGAGAGGAACTCAGCTTTTAAACTGTATTTTCAGTCATCCTGCTTTTCAAGATGATGAAGATAATGAAGAAGGAAGTGATAAAGAAGTAGATGTTGCTAATGATAATTCTGATAACAAGAAATCAAGGTTTGCTTCCTTAAGGGATAGATTATTTAAGCCTAATTATAGCTTTTAA